The proteins below are encoded in one region of Methanosarcina barkeri 3:
- a CDS encoding PKD domain-containing protein, which translates to MDGGIKIKKLTTLLVAIFILVLISNLGAAAEIIVQPGSSIQKAVDSSSSGDVITVKSGTYTENINVTKDDLTIRSESGNPDNTMIKAKSSGASVFLLQGDNIKITGFKAVGATRSGNAGIYLSSCSNCIIENNKLMNNCYGTYVLRSKGDKLSKNTATNNREYGIVLGTATDNTLSGNTALNNGRGIHIGNSDGNTLSGNTIQNSNVYGFYICGKSDANQIYNNYFNDTNMTIKNGIGNVYNTKKTAGTNIVGGPYIGGNFWGKPDGTGFSNTAADKNRDGISDSAYKSITGSIYSDNLPLVVYKSGPTKPIVAFSASPTSGNAPLNVKFTDTSTGSPTKWKWSFGDGTSSTAQNPTHKYSKAGNYTVALTATNSAGSNTLTKANYIKVVTKPVAAFSASPTSGKAPLNVKFTDTSIGTPTKWKWSFGDGTTSTSQSPTHKYSKAGKYTVTLTITNAAGSNTVTKSNYITVTVATSKPVTAFSASPTSGKVPLNVKFTDTSTGAPTKWKWSFGDGTSSTLQNPTHKYSAAGKYTVTLTASNAAGSNTVTKSNYVTVTTTSQTPAAVFYASPKSGNASLNVEFTDKSTGKPTKWKWDFGDGTSSTSQNPTHKYSKAGKYTVKLTVTNAAGSNTATKSKYIIVTSTSQAPVAEFWGSTLSGKAPLKVTFTEASKGSPTKWRWDFGDGTYSTQKSPVHTYSAAGTYTVKLTATNAAGSNTKTKSNYIKVTK; encoded by the coding sequence GTGGACGGAGGAATTAAAATTAAAAAATTAACCACTTTGTTAGTAGCTATTTTCATATTAGTATTAATATCAAATCTTGGGGCTGCAGCCGAGATTATAGTGCAGCCAGGAAGTTCTATTCAAAAAGCTGTGGATAGTTCTTCTTCCGGCGATGTAATTACTGTAAAATCCGGGACCTATACTGAAAATATCAATGTAACTAAAGATGATCTTACAATCCGTTCAGAGTCCGGAAACCCTGATAATACCATGATTAAAGCCAAAAGCTCAGGAGCCAGTGTGTTCCTCCTGCAGGGAGACAACATAAAAATAACTGGATTTAAGGCCGTAGGAGCAACCCGGTCCGGTAATGCAGGAATCTATCTGTCCTCATGCAGTAACTGCATAATTGAGAACAACAAACTTATGAACAACTGTTATGGAACTTATGTCCTGCGTTCTAAAGGGGACAAACTGTCAAAGAATACAGCTACTAACAACAGGGAATATGGAATTGTACTTGGGACTGCTACAGACAATACCCTTTCAGGAAACACGGCCCTTAATAACGGTCGTGGGATTCATATTGGTAATTCAGATGGCAATACACTCTCAGGCAACACCATTCAAAACAGCAATGTTTATGGGTTTTATATCTGTGGCAAAAGTGACGCAAACCAGATTTACAATAACTACTTCAATGACACCAATATGACTATTAAAAACGGAATCGGAAACGTCTATAATACCAAAAAGACTGCAGGTACTAATATTGTAGGCGGACCATATATCGGAGGCAACTTCTGGGGAAAACCTGATGGTACAGGATTTTCCAATACCGCAGCAGATAAAAATAGGGATGGAATTTCCGATTCTGCATATAAAAGCATAACAGGCAGCATCTATTCTGACAACCTTCCTCTAGTTGTCTATAAATCAGGGCCTACAAAACCGATTGTTGCTTTTTCTGCATCTCCAACCTCAGGAAACGCTCCACTGAATGTAAAATTTACTGACACAAGCACAGGATCACCAACGAAGTGGAAATGGAGCTTTGGAGACGGAACAAGTTCAACAGCCCAGAATCCAACGCATAAGTATTCCAAAGCAGGAAATTATACGGTTGCACTTACAGCAACCAACTCAGCAGGCAGTAATACACTAACAAAAGCAAATTATATAAAAGTGGTAACAAAGCCTGTTGCTGCCTTTTCTGCGTCTCCAACCTCAGGAAAAGCTCCATTAAACGTTAAATTCACTGACACAAGCATAGGAACACCCACTAAGTGGAAATGGAGCTTTGGAGACGGAACAACTTCAACATCCCAGAGTCCAACGCACAAGTACTCCAAAGCAGGAAAATACACAGTAACCCTTACAATAACCAATGCAGCCGGCAGTAACACGGTAACAAAGTCTAATTATATCACCGTGACAGTAGCTACATCAAAGCCAGTTACTGCATTTTCTGCGTCTCCTACCTCAGGAAAAGTTCCGTTAAACGTTAAATTTACTGACACAAGCACAGGAGCACCCACTAAGTGGAAATGGAGCTTTGGAGACGGAACCTCCTCAACCTTGCAGAACCCAACACATAAGTATTCAGCTGCAGGAAAATACACGGTAACACTGACAGCAAGTAACGCAGCAGGCAGCAACACGGTAACAAAATCAAATTATGTAACCGTTACAACAACTTCTCAAACTCCAGCTGCTGTATTTTATGCATCTCCAAAATCAGGAAATGCATCTCTAAACGTTGAGTTTACTGACAAAAGTACAGGAAAACCCACTAAATGGAAATGGGATTTCGGAGACGGAACATCGTCAACATCCCAGAACCCAACACATAAGTATTCCAAAGCAGGAAAATATACTGTTAAACTTACAGTAACGAATGCTGCAGGTAGTAACACTGCAACAAAATCAAAGTATATCATAGTGACATCAACTTCACAAGCTCCAGTTGCGGAATTCTGGGGCTCTACACTCTCAGGAAAAGCTCCACTAAAGGTTACATTTACAGAGGCAAGCAAAGGCTCTCCAACGAAGTGGAGATGGGATTTCGGAGATGGGACATACTCAACACAAAAAAGTCCAGTACACACATATTCAGCTGCAGGAACTTATACTGTTAAACTCACAGCAACAAACGCAGCAGGAAGTAATACAAAAACAAAATCAAACTATATAAAAGTGACAAAATAA
- a CDS encoding GerW family sporulation protein, translating to MGVEATIKEIAGELERIATTKTVVGDPITAAGKTIIPISRISMGFGAGGGEGKKDTESGYGGGGGAGAKIEPVAFIMLSEEEARIFRLSERSDAGSILSSIPDLVPEIMDKLKGMRGKNKKEEEFKEQEVKGKETLKKETVKETEVNIEEGGCFH from the coding sequence TTGGGTGTAGAAGCCACTATTAAAGAAATTGCAGGTGAACTTGAGAGGATTGCAACTACAAAAACCGTAGTTGGGGACCCGATTACTGCTGCTGGGAAAACAATAATTCCAATTTCAAGGATTTCAATGGGATTTGGAGCAGGTGGAGGAGAAGGCAAGAAAGACACCGAGTCTGGATACGGAGGAGGTGGAGGAGCAGGTGCAAAGATAGAGCCTGTGGCATTTATTATGCTTTCAGAAGAAGAAGCCAGAATTTTCCGGCTCTCTGAACGAAGCGACGCCGGATCAATCCTCAGCTCAATTCCCGATCTTGTGCCTGAGATTATGGACAAGCTCAAAGGCATGAGAGGCAAAAACAAAAAAGAAGAGGAATTTAAGGAACAGGAAGTTAAAGGAAAAGAAACCCTGAAAAAGGAAACTGTAAAAGAAACCGAAGTCAATATAGAAGAAGGGGGATGTTTCCACTAA
- a CDS encoding DUF2953 domain-containing protein encodes MLVITLLLLVFLLVLFILFTAIGLTFKLNILSLEEKKELKGIFTVKWLLFSHTFSIEEPEDSESLPEESEQLKKDKAIEGEQSEIDLKKTEKVRVTTEPQDKTEVKKKRDIEEREVEKEREVEKEIIEENEKKEKRSIIEKIRGKKKPEIEKAPESGMTPREKLHWAMEAFRSLRRPLFRLFSDLLNGIKIKRLESYIMFGLSDPADTGMLCGFIHAVTGLAYSRCKNCSFSINPVFMNPMVDFKSDVEIRVRIYSLIYPMLKFMFNRKTLSFTYSIIKEKLWGKQKLNS; translated from the coding sequence ATGCTTGTAATAACTCTTCTTCTACTGGTTTTTCTATTGGTCTTATTCATATTATTTACAGCAATAGGCCTCACTTTCAAACTCAATATCCTGAGCCTGGAAGAAAAGAAAGAACTTAAAGGCATATTCACTGTAAAATGGCTGCTCTTTTCCCATACCTTTTCCATAGAGGAACCAGAGGACAGCGAAAGCCTTCCTGAAGAATCGGAACAATTAAAAAAAGACAAAGCAATCGAAGGGGAACAAAGTGAAATTGATCTGAAGAAAACAGAAAAGGTACGAGTTACTACAGAACCACAGGATAAAACTGAAGTGAAGAAAAAAAGGGATATTGAGGAAAGAGAGGTCGAAAAGGAAAGAGAGGTCGAAAAGGAAATAATAGAAGAAAATGAGAAGAAAGAAAAAAGGAGTATAATTGAAAAGATAAGAGGAAAAAAGAAGCCCGAAATTGAAAAAGCTCCAGAATCAGGAATGACCCCCAGAGAAAAACTTCACTGGGCCATGGAGGCATTCAGATCTCTCAGAAGACCTCTGTTTCGTCTATTTTCCGATTTACTAAACGGAATAAAAATTAAACGTTTGGAGTCTTACATAATGTTTGGCCTTTCCGATCCTGCAGACACAGGCATGCTCTGTGGATTTATACATGCTGTTACAGGATTGGCATACAGCCGGTGCAAGAACTGCAGTTTTTCCATTAACCCTGTATTCATGAATCCGATGGTGGATTTCAAAAGTGATGTGGAAATTCGTGTAAGGATATATTCTCTGATTTATCCGATGCTTAAATTCATGTTTAACAGGAAAACTTTATCTTTTACTTATTCGATTATTAAGGAAAAACTCTGGGGGAAACAGAAGCTTAATTCCTGA
- a CDS encoding beta-ribofuranosylaminobenzene 5'-phosphate synthase, giving the protein MIKVVTPSRLHLTLIDLNAEIGRVDGGAGITLEYPGLEISATEADNIEIIGNSLLADKIKKAVQALLPTGKGIKLHIKDSLPDHVGLGSGTQAALSAAVAVNRIYGLEKSIRELAVAVGRGGTSGIGVAAFEDGGFILDGGHKFKDKGAFSPSSASHVPPGPVLFRRNFPEWPIVLVIPQGKGAHDTEEVDIFKKYCPIPLAEVQEISHVILMQMLPALIEEDLESFGKAINHIQTVGFKKREVELQSQPVLDIMNYMRDNGAHGAGISSFGPVVYGIVGSIEEGKRLQQETQRMLDESLGGRVLLTKGRNQGADISGGPD; this is encoded by the coding sequence ATGATTAAAGTAGTGACTCCATCCAGACTCCATCTTACCCTGATAGACCTCAATGCAGAGATAGGCAGGGTCGATGGAGGAGCGGGAATCACCCTTGAATATCCCGGCCTGGAAATTTCTGCAACTGAAGCTGATAATATAGAGATCATCGGCAATTCTCTTCTCGCAGACAAAATAAAAAAAGCTGTACAGGCACTTCTTCCAACAGGAAAAGGGATAAAACTGCATATTAAAGATAGTCTTCCTGATCATGTAGGACTAGGTTCAGGGACTCAGGCTGCATTATCGGCAGCAGTAGCCGTAAATCGGATTTATGGACTGGAAAAAAGTATTAGGGAACTTGCAGTTGCGGTTGGCAGGGGAGGCACATCCGGAATAGGAGTTGCTGCTTTTGAGGATGGTGGTTTTATTCTGGACGGAGGACATAAGTTCAAGGATAAAGGTGCATTTTCTCCTTCTTCAGCTAGCCACGTACCTCCTGGCCCTGTCCTTTTCAGAAGAAACTTTCCTGAATGGCCTATTGTCCTTGTAATTCCTCAAGGAAAAGGAGCTCACGATACGGAAGAAGTTGACATTTTCAAGAAATATTGTCCGATTCCCCTTGCCGAAGTTCAGGAAATTTCCCATGTAATTCTCATGCAGATGCTTCCTGCACTTATCGAGGAAGACCTGGAAAGTTTTGGCAAAGCAATTAATCACATCCAGACTGTAGGTTTTAAGAAAAGGGAAGTTGAACTTCAGTCACAGCCTGTTCTGGATATCATGAATTACATGCGTGACAACGGTGCGCATGGAGCAGGTATCAGTTCTTTCGGGCCGGTAGTTTACGGCATTGTCGGAAGCATTGAGGAAGGCAAAAGACTCCAGCAAGAAACCCAGCGTATGCTTGACGAATCTCTTGGTGGAAGAGTCCTGCTCACAAAGGGAAGGAATCAGGGTGCGGATATTTCTGGAGGTCCGGATTGA
- a CDS encoding NOP5/NOP56 family protein, translating to MKINTWFGTLETDIVGEILESRLLSKDIRKLALHSLSLRESRLNLPPEGFDLKAAAIKAGFAESPAEYYFLLHEVTLEAAKLQVSSAITPDQRIIQAVEALDDINETTNALSERLSEWYGGYFPESGLGGEDLALFIVKYGSRENISSEDPLYLKARSSMGAKLEPADEALLKGFAESVLSLYERRRQIEAYIENSMEQVAPNLKHIAGPMLGARLISLAGSLEKLAEFPSSTIQVIGASKALFKHLRARAPSPKHGIIYSHPLVNTAPWWLRGKVARAVASKLSLAARIDFYSGEKDPSLMEKLEAKVLQIRTLNPRPPQKKQESGAKLKKRRRK from the coding sequence TTGAAGATTAATACCTGGTTTGGAACTCTTGAAACCGACATAGTCGGAGAAATTCTGGAATCCAGACTTCTTTCAAAAGACATCAGGAAGCTTGCACTTCATTCTCTTTCCCTAAGGGAAAGCAGATTGAATTTACCCCCTGAAGGTTTTGACCTAAAGGCAGCAGCTATCAAAGCCGGATTTGCGGAGTCACCTGCCGAATATTACTTTCTTTTACACGAAGTTACTCTGGAGGCTGCAAAACTCCAGGTTTCAAGCGCCATCACTCCTGACCAGCGAATTATTCAGGCTGTAGAAGCCCTGGACGATATCAATGAAACTACAAACGCCCTGTCTGAAAGACTTTCTGAATGGTACGGAGGCTATTTCCCGGAAAGCGGATTAGGTGGGGAAGACCTGGCACTTTTTATTGTAAAGTACGGCTCCCGTGAAAACATCAGCTCTGAAGATCCTCTTTACTTGAAAGCCAGAAGCTCAATGGGTGCAAAACTTGAACCTGCCGATGAAGCACTTCTTAAAGGTTTTGCGGAAAGTGTACTTAGCCTGTATGAACGGAGACGACAGATCGAGGCTTATATTGAGAATAGCATGGAACAGGTTGCACCCAACCTGAAACATATTGCGGGCCCAATGCTTGGAGCAAGGTTAATAAGTCTTGCAGGAAGCCTCGAAAAACTTGCTGAGTTTCCTTCCAGCACAATTCAGGTTATAGGAGCCAGCAAGGCTCTTTTCAAGCATCTTCGGGCTCGGGCTCCATCTCCAAAGCATGGGATTATCTACAGCCATCCTTTAGTAAACACAGCGCCGTGGTGGTTAAGGGGAAAAGTAGCAAGGGCTGTTGCGTCAAAGCTTTCCCTTGCTGCACGCATTGACTTTTATTCTGGGGAAAAAGATCCCTCCCTTATGGAAAAACTTGAAGCGAAAGTCCTGCAGATAAGAACTCTGAACCCCAGGCCTCCTCAAAAAAAGCAGGAAAGCGGAGCAAAGCTAAAGAAAAGGAGGAGGAAGTAA
- a CDS encoding fibrillarin-like rRNA/tRNA 2'-O-methyltransferase: protein MPEVKKLSDGIFEVIKDKKQLATKNLDPGKAVYGEKLIPVQETEYRTWDPRRSKLGAMVLKKFNISLKENSKVLYLGAASGTTVSHVSDIVSEGAVYAVEFAPRSMRDLIRLASRRKNIHPILADAGKPDSYSHLVEPVDLIFQDVAQPNQAEIAARNAIRFLKRDGYLLLSIKARSIDTAANPKEVFKAEVKKLEQAFEPGFEILNAKDLKPYHEDHLGVLAKLR from the coding sequence ATGCCTGAAGTCAAAAAGCTATCGGATGGGATCTTTGAAGTTATAAAAGACAAAAAACAGCTTGCTACAAAGAACCTTGACCCTGGAAAAGCCGTTTATGGAGAAAAACTGATCCCGGTTCAAGAGACTGAGTATCGGACCTGGGACCCTCGCAGGAGCAAACTTGGAGCCATGGTCTTGAAAAAATTCAATATTAGCCTTAAGGAAAATTCAAAAGTGCTCTACCTGGGAGCAGCTTCAGGCACAACAGTAAGCCATGTCTCGGATATTGTTTCGGAAGGTGCGGTTTATGCCGTTGAGTTTGCTCCGAGAAGCATGAGAGATCTGATAAGACTTGCATCAAGGCGAAAAAATATCCACCCAATTCTGGCTGATGCCGGTAAACCGGACAGTTACTCCCATCTCGTTGAGCCTGTCGATCTTATTTTCCAGGACGTTGCGCAACCCAACCAGGCCGAGATTGCTGCAAGGAACGCAATCCGTTTTTTAAAAAGAGATGGATATCTCCTGCTTTCCATTAAAGCGCGGAGTATTGATACTGCAGCAAACCCAAAAGAAGTTTTTAAGGCAGAGGTGAAGAAACTCGAACAGGCTTTTGAGCCCGGATTTGAGATTCTTAATGCAAAGGACCTGAAACCCTATCATGAAGACCATCTTGGAGTCCTGGCGAAGTTGAGGTGA
- a CDS encoding ArsR family transcriptional regulator has product MVVNVVRSSGMNGGRENLFKAISSDTRLSILEHLSEGDKHISGLAREIGISVPVAARHIKILEKAELVERKKFGNTHMIGIKLNNVYSFLDHFAENRRLEVEQGTTLLEALKNVAAVEVKKMGNRVKVVSTDGEEGFYIYEVDGKFSDKTVDEYEFHEDAVVEWKKLVPITKKRLLVSIRR; this is encoded by the coding sequence ATGGTAGTAAATGTTGTGCGGAGTTCTGGAATGAATGGTGGCAGAGAAAACCTTTTCAAGGCGATTTCAAGCGATACGCGCCTTTCAATTCTTGAACACCTGAGTGAAGGAGATAAACATATATCCGGTCTGGCAAGAGAAATAGGAATTTCCGTGCCTGTAGCTGCCAGACATATAAAAATATTGGAAAAAGCCGAACTTGTGGAAAGAAAAAAGTTTGGAAATACACATATGATAGGTATCAAACTGAACAATGTCTATTCTTTTCTGGACCACTTTGCAGAAAACAGGAGGCTTGAGGTTGAACAGGGTACGACGCTGCTTGAAGCCCTGAAAAATGTGGCTGCCGTAGAAGTTAAGAAAATGGGGAACAGAGTCAAGGTCGTCTCTACGGATGGGGAAGAGGGATTTTATATATATGAAGTAGATGGCAAGTTTTCTGATAAGACTGTAGACGAATATGAGTTTCACGAAGATGCCGTAGTAGAATGGAAAAAATTAGTGCCCATAACGAAAAAAAGATTACTGGTAAGCATCAGGCGGTAA
- a CDS encoding DUF2162 domain-containing protein, translating to MDSTALTVIGILIGILVFGIKSGIGCGFSNISKREIFAIGGSYFLLALLFGSVADHISLEAFEKFSSMGMGIHVLVSLLLIVTGIYTQKKWNSGKDVSRHTFLAISVPCPVCMAALALSCMLLSQSLNLSGIKVGLLVGVAFFIAVVASSFLFRFGKIRLGKTPETMGSAMMLIGIYYLLGALLIPAYIQTKKMNLISTGGGETGIIPLMAFGVIVLAGFFLDRIRRHDL from the coding sequence ATGGACTCTACTGCATTAACTGTTATTGGTATTTTGATAGGTATCCTTGTCTTTGGAATTAAATCTGGAATAGGATGTGGGTTTTCAAACATAAGTAAAAGAGAAATTTTTGCAATTGGAGGTAGTTATTTTCTCCTGGCTCTTTTATTCGGAAGTGTTGCTGATCACATAAGCCTTGAAGCCTTTGAGAAGTTTTCTTCAATGGGCATGGGAATCCATGTACTTGTTTCCCTGCTTCTCATAGTGACCGGAATTTACACCCAGAAAAAATGGAACTCAGGAAAAGATGTTTCCAGGCACACTTTTCTCGCTATATCCGTACCATGTCCAGTATGTATGGCAGCCCTTGCATTATCTTGCATGCTGCTTTCACAGAGCCTTAATCTTTCCGGAATAAAAGTCGGGCTCCTTGTAGGGGTTGCTTTTTTTATAGCAGTTGTGGCTTCTTCTTTTCTTTTCAGGTTTGGAAAGATTCGACTTGGAAAGACTCCTGAAACTATGGGCAGTGCAATGATGCTGATAGGAATCTATTATCTATTAGGAGCTCTTCTTATCCCTGCATATATACAGACAAAAAAGATGAATCTTATTTCAACCGGAGGAGGAGAAACAGGAATAATACCTCTTATGGCTTTTGGAGTCATTGTCCTTGCAGGTTTTTTCCTGGACCGTATAAGGAGGCATGATCTATGA
- a CDS encoding MotA/TolQ/ExbB proton channel family protein — protein MSLMNLLSDMMNVFSTALLIPVMFLLTILVFISLIQLGEFLSEYTKRHRDWNNLETNCKKIELNLQNSDFSEASIALENIKQNYMVTSFARDAAKYLKERHFPAIERLSQEYEIKMAKRLEHTKITSTIGPMLGLMGTLIPLGPALIGLSKGDLETLAQNLMIAFATTVVGLFAAGIGYVLTQVRRRWYWEDMSDIDYILDTIEEKN, from the coding sequence ATGAGCCTGATGAATTTATTATCCGACATGATGAATGTCTTCTCAACGGCTTTGCTAATTCCTGTGATGTTTCTTCTCACCATTCTCGTGTTTATTTCCTTAATTCAATTAGGAGAATTCCTTTCCGAGTATACAAAAAGACATAGGGACTGGAATAATCTGGAAACTAACTGCAAAAAAATTGAGCTCAATCTTCAGAATTCGGATTTTTCGGAAGCCTCCATAGCTCTTGAGAATATCAAACAAAATTATATGGTCACTTCTTTTGCACGAGACGCTGCGAAATACCTGAAAGAGCGGCATTTTCCTGCAATTGAGAGGCTTTCGCAGGAATATGAAATCAAGATGGCAAAACGCCTTGAACATACAAAGATAACTTCAACTATCGGTCCCATGCTTGGCCTTATGGGGACGCTTATTCCGTTAGGCCCTGCTCTGATAGGGCTTTCGAAAGGAGACCTCGAGACCCTTGCACAAAACCTGATGATTGCTTTTGCGACAACCGTTGTAGGGCTTTTTGCTGCCGGAATAGGCTATGTGCTTACACAGGTCAGACGGCGCTGGTACTGGGAAGATATGTCGGACATAGATTATATCCTGGATACCATTGAGGAAAAGAATTGA
- a CDS encoding DUF2149 domain-containing protein yields MRKSRRYRRTGLLKDEDEQSPMINVANVFDVAMVFSVALLVALVMSYHLPELLSSNEDFTIVKNPGAQDMKIVIKEEGKPIEVMNMTDNIGGGTGEALGTAYRLADGKVIYVPDNGTSSGTSSGTSSSSGTSAPTKVISLKSNSD; encoded by the coding sequence ATGAGAAAGTCCAGAAGATACAGGCGGACAGGGCTTTTAAAAGATGAGGATGAGCAAAGCCCTATGATAAACGTTGCCAATGTTTTTGATGTTGCAATGGTCTTTTCTGTAGCTCTATTAGTTGCACTTGTTATGTCATATCACCTCCCAGAACTTCTGAGCTCCAATGAGGATTTTACCATTGTCAAAAATCCGGGAGCTCAGGATATGAAGATCGTCATCAAAGAAGAAGGTAAACCCATTGAAGTCATGAATATGACCGATAATATAGGAGGAGGAACCGGAGAAGCTCTTGGAACAGCTTACAGGCTCGCCGACGGCAAGGTAATTTACGTACCTGATAATGGTACATCTTCAGGTACATCTTCAGGTACATCTTCTTCGTCAGGTACGTCTGCTCCAACTAAAGTAATTTCACTCAAATCTAACTCAGATTGA
- a CDS encoding DUF1638 domain-containing protein, with translation MTALGIVGCRVFEDEITHVLANGPDIDRIYIIENEENDGLLYKLESEGFEPVVLPFYKIKTDLKRSNEFSIIVQLQGMGLHIDPALLKSKTYTNVDLMSRLVDGILLFYGSCGQAFSRIQRDFAHKGCPIKPLQDRSTGESIKPVEDCIAAALGGNSNYRKILKNHSDTFFLTPMWAVNWKTVFRVGDKPPLGFEFTPEYMRELGYRKVAGINTKLSYESDFEKKIEEFAHNFGFEIIELEGSTEIVKKSYNQMRTMLRRPLKV, from the coding sequence ATGACAGCTCTGGGTATAGTTGGGTGTAGAGTATTTGAGGATGAAATTACCCATGTGCTTGCAAACGGTCCTGATATAGACAGGATCTACATCATAGAAAACGAAGAAAACGACGGCCTTCTATACAAGCTTGAATCCGAAGGATTTGAACCAGTTGTCCTGCCCTTTTACAAAATAAAAACAGACCTGAAACGTAGTAATGAGTTCAGCATTATTGTTCAGCTTCAGGGAATGGGACTCCATATAGACCCTGCCCTGCTTAAAAGTAAAACGTATACAAACGTTGACCTCATGTCCAGGCTTGTGGACGGAATTCTACTTTTTTACGGCTCCTGCGGACAGGCATTTTCCAGGATACAAAGAGATTTTGCTCATAAGGGATGCCCTATAAAGCCACTTCAGGACAGGAGCACAGGCGAATCAATCAAACCCGTTGAAGACTGCATTGCAGCAGCTCTCGGAGGCAACTCTAATTATCGGAAAATCCTGAAAAATCACAGTGACACCTTTTTCTTAACTCCTATGTGGGCTGTAAACTGGAAGACTGTCTTCAGAGTTGGCGATAAACCGCCTCTGGGTTTTGAATTCACTCCTGAATATATGAGAGAACTCGGTTACCGAAAAGTTGCCGGAATTAACACGAAACTATCCTATGAATCTGATTTTGAGAAAAAAATTGAAGAATTTGCACATAACTTCGGTTTCGAGATCATAGAACTGGAAGGAAGCACTGAAATAGTGAAAAAATCGTATAACCAGATGCGAACCATGCTTCGCAGGCCACTTAAAGTCTAA